One window of the Canis aureus isolate CA01 chromosome 1, VMU_Caureus_v.1.0, whole genome shotgun sequence genome contains the following:
- the RFPL4A gene encoding ret finger protein-like 4A has product MAEHFKERSRCLVCLTYLERPMYLKCGYVCCLRCMDSLQKEPNGHGLLCPSCSVVSQKEDMRPGTHLGRLVSKIKELEPQLRATLQMNPKMRKFQVEVTLDVDTANHHLIISEDLKSVRCGYSKQNRRVRPERFDYAICVLGSPGFPSGRHYWEVDMGTSKEWDVGVCRDSAKRQGPILLSSELGFWTVGLRNGDLFQASTMPVTVLSVSPRLHRLGIFLDMNFGTVSFYHISDGSHIFTFTGIPAVELLRPFFAPANPFTDGQGFLRICPVMNPGIVSSPVDSDTEHF; this is encoded by the exons ATGGCCGAACACTTTAAAGAAAGAAGTAGATGTCTTGTGTGCCTGACCTACCTGGAGAGGCCCATGTACCTGAAATGTGGCTATGTCTGCTGCCTGCGCTGCATGGATTCACTGCAGAAGGAGCCCAATGGGCATGGTTTACTGTGCCCCTCCTGCTCCGTGGTCTCTCAGAAGGAGGACATGAGGCCCGGTACCCATCTTGGGAGGCTGGTTTCAAAGATCAAGGAGCTGGAGCCCCAGCTGAGAGCCACTCTACAGATGAACCCAAAGATGCGCAAGTTCCAAG TGGAGGTGACTCTGGATGTGGACACCGCCAACCACCACCTTATCATTTCTGAGGACCTGAAGAGTGTCCGCTGTGGGTATTCCAAACAGAACCGGAGGGTCCGGCCTGAGAGATTCGACTATGCCATCTGTGTCCTGGGCTCCCCTGGCTTCCCCTCTGGCCGCCACTATTGGGAGGTGGACATGGGGACGAGCAAGGAATGGGATGTGGGTGTTTGCAGAGACTCTGCTAAGCGACAAGGGCCAATTCTACTGTCCTCAGAACTTGGCTTCTGGACAGTGGGCTTGAGGAATGGTGATCTCTTCCAAGCCAGCACCATGCCTGTGACTGTTCTCTCAGTAAGCCCTCGCTTACACCGATTAGGCATCTTCCTGGACATGAATTTTGGCACTGTTTCCTTTTATCACATTAGTGATGGATCCCATATTTTCACCTTCACTGGCATCCCTGCTGTGGAGCTGCTGCGTCCGTTTTTTGCTCCTGCGAATCCGTTCACGGATGGTCAAGGCTTCCTGAGAATCTGTCCTGTAATGAATCCAGGCATTGTTAGCTCTCCAGTGGATTCTGATACAGAACACTTCTAG